The following are encoded together in the Zingiber officinale cultivar Zhangliang chromosome 8A, Zo_v1.1, whole genome shotgun sequence genome:
- the LOC122012187 gene encoding AAA-ATPase At3g28580-like, which translates to MTASGIGDGEKGAAALWSIAASAMFLWPLVYRYFPGIQYYLAKYCHRLVSLVSPYIHITFPEFSGERMKRSDAYAAIESYLAASCTQSATKLKAELGKDSSSLTLSMDEHEEVTDDFRGARIWWTSVSRSPPQNSMSFYPQPDSRRYFRLIFHRRHRDLVVGSYLDHVLAAGREATFANRRRKLYTNNPSNNWYGYKKSVWSHVTFTHPSTFATMAMDPDKKKEIVADLEAFRSGKDFYAKIGKPWKRGYLLYGPPGTGKSTMIAAIANYLDYDIYDLELTSVKDNTELRKLFIETTGKSIIVIEDIDCSLDLTGERKKKKDDKEDDDKEGSSDGKPPVKPPGDNEKQSKVTLSGLLNFIDGLWSACGGERLIIFTTNYVEKLDPALIRRGRMDKHIEMSYCCFEAFKVLAANYLGIVDGEHRLFENVRVLIDEVKMTPADVAENLMPKSGDGAESCLQRLIQSLEEAREKTTAKAEEGKSIDGTAESEVVNN; encoded by the coding sequence ATGACTGCAAGCGGAATCGGCGATGGCGAGAAGGGGGCGGCAGCGTTGTGGTCGATCGCGGCCAGCGCTATGTTCCTTTGGCCCCTCGTTTACAGGTACTTCCCCGGCATCCAGTACTATCTCGCTAAATACTGCCACCGCCTCGTCTCCCTCGTCTCCCCCTACATCCACATCACCTTTCCCGAGTTCTCCGGCGAGCGCATGAAGCGCAGCGACGCCTACGCCGCCATCGAGTCTTATCTCGCTGCCTCCTGCACTCAATCTGCCACCAAGCTCAAGGCCGAGCTCGGGAAGGACTCTTCCTCCCTTACCCTCAGCATGGACGAGCACGAGGAGGTCACCGACGACTTCCGCGGCGCTCGAATCTGGTGGACCTCTGTCTCCCGCTCACCACCTCAGAACTCCATGTCCTTCTACCCGCAGCCGGACTCCCGCCGCTACTTCCGACTCATCTTCCATCGTCGCCACCGCGACCTCGTCGTGGGATCATACCTCGACCACGTCCTCGCTGCGGGGCGCGAGGCCACCTTCGCAAATCGCCGCCGCAAGCTCTACACCAACAACCCCAGCAACAATTGGTACGGCTACAAGAAGTCTGTCTGGAGCCACGTCACGTTCACCCATCCCTCGACGTTCGCGACCATGGCGATGGACCCCGACAAGAAGAAGGAGATCGTGGCCGATCTGGAGGCGTTCCGCAGCGGGAAGGACTTTTACGCCAAGATCGGCAAGCCATGGAAACGCGGCTACCTCCTCTACGGCCCTCCAGGAACCGGCAAGTCCACCATGATCGCCGCCATCGCCAACTACCTCGATTACGACATCTACGACCTCGAGCTCACCTCCGTCAAGGACAACACCGAGCTCCGGAAGCTGTTTATCGAAACAACGGGCAAGTCCATCATCGTGATTGAAGACATCGACTGCTCGCTCGACCTCACTGGCGAGCGGAAAAAGAAGAAGGACGACAAGGAGGACGACGACAAGGAGGGTAGCAGTGACGGAAAGCCTCCAGTGAAACCGCCTGGGGATAATGAGAAACAGAGCAAGGTGACCCTCTCGGGACTTCTTAACTTCATCGACGGATTATGGTCGGCGTGCGGCGGCGAGCGGCTCATCATATTCACGACCAACTACGTGGAGAAGCTCGATCCGGCGCTGATACGGCGCGGAAGGATGGACAAGCACATCGAGATGTCGTATTGCTGCTTCGAGGCATTTAAGGTGTTGGCGGCCAACTACCTCGGGATTGTCGATGGCGAGCACCGGCTGTTCGAGAACGTGAGGGTGCTGATAGATGAGGTGAAGATGACGCCGGCCGACGTGGCCGAGAATCTGATGCCCAAATCAGGGGACGGTGCAGAATCGTGCCTCCAGAGGCTGATCCAATCGCTGGAGGAGGCCCGGGAAAAAACGACAGCGAAGGCGGAGGAGGGAAAGAGCATCGACGGGACGGCGGAGAGCGAGGTGGTTAATAATTAG
- the LOC122010472 gene encoding subtilisin-like protease SBT4.3 — MASPPSHLIPLALFISFILLFASASSNEERKVYIVYMGAQPSSQYPTPEHHLNLLKEILVNNSPNESLVYSYQKSFSGFAAKLSTDEAAKLSGRKGIVSVFPSKILKIRTTRSWDFLNFTQTVNRNPTLESDIIIGMLDTGIWPESKSFSDGGLRPPPRKWKGNCVNITCNNKIIGARYYNSLGDYTLDEPSPRDFEGHGSHTSSIAAGRSVSHASLYDLAQGTARGAVPSARLAMYKVCWTFGCAEVDILAAFDDAISDGVDIISASIGSLFQMDYFYDSLAIGSFHAMMNGILTSTAAGNMGPSHNTVTNVAPWLMSVAASSIDRHIIGRVVTGDNVSTLGAGANTFPTEKSNYPFIFLHETQGDCTDLSKYLDVVKGKIIFCNFFYDGTFNYTGFEGILCSDDTELDFSYSFPRPTILLSTADGLKLKHYINNTENPVANIHKSEQVFDPRAPLVASFSSRGPNLVTRDILKPDIIAPGIDILAAWSKAVPVSGITGDPRFVEFNIISGTSMACPHVTGAAAYVKSFHPNWSPAAIMSALMTTAKPMHPSDKQDQLSYGAGQLNPVKAVDPGLVYDAGESDYVQMLCNTGYNETLIKIITGHNSSCPAKAKGNARDLNYPTMGLYVKYGKTFAAKFLRTVTNVGSVGKYKAKVTADSKLNVTVNPSELEFSELNEKRQFTVSVSGVPLPGNSTAPATVIWSDGKHQVRSVMVVYTDFSTSYD, encoded by the exons ATGGCTTCTCCACCATCCCATCTAATTCCACTTGCACTTTTCATATCCTTTATTCTTCTTTTTGCATCAGCCTCTTCaaatgaagaaagaaag GTTTATATTGTGTACATGGGAGCTCAACCCTCATCTCAGTATCCAACTCCTGAACATCATCTCAATTTGCTTAAAGAAATTCTCGTGAACAA TTCACCAAATGAGTCTCTGGTGTATAGCTACCAGAAGAGTTTCAGCGGATTTGCTGCTAAACTTTCTACTGATGAAGCTGCAAAATTGAGCG GAAGGAAGGGAATAGTTTCAGTGTTTCCTAGTAAAATCCTAAAGATTCGCACGACGAGGTCATGGGATTTCCTCAACTTCACGCAGACAGTTAATAGGAATCCCACACTGGAAAGCGACATCATCATTGGAATGTTAGATACTGGAATTTGGCCAGAATCCAAGTCCTTCAGTGATGGGGGATTGCGGCCGCCGCCGAGGAAATGGAAGGGCAATTGCGTAAATATAACTTGCAACAA CAAAATTATCGGCGCCCGTTACTACAATAGTCTAGGCGATTACACGTTGGACGAACCATCACCGCGCGACTTCGAAGGTCACGGGTCGCACACATCTTCCATCGCCGCTGGCCGGAGCGTCTCCCACGCCAGCCTTTATGACCTTGCCCAAGGCACCGCCCGAGGGGCTGTGCCATCGGCGAGGCTCGCGATGTACAAGGTGTGCTGGACGTTCGGGTGCGCCGAAGTAGATATCTTGGCGGCATTTGACGATGCGATCTCTGATGGCGTCGACATCATCTCCGCGTCAATCGGCTCTCTCTTCCAGATGGATTACTTCTACGACTCATTAGCAATTGGTTCGTTCCACGCCATGATGAATGGGATTTTAACATCGACTGCCGCCGGAAACATGGGGCCCAGTCATAACACGGTCACCAATGTGGCACCATGGTTGATGTCGGTGGCGGCGAGCAGTATCGATAGACACATAATTGGCAGGGTGGTCACCGGAGATAATGTGTCCACTTTG GGAGCCGGTGCCAATACGTTTCCCACTGAAAAAAGCAATTACCCCTTCATCTTCCTACATGAAACTCAAGG GGATTGCACTGACCTATCTAAATATTTGGATGTGGTGAAAGGGAAGATTATTTTCTGCAACTTCTTCTACGACGGAACTTTTAATTATACAGGTTTTGAAGGAATTCTATGTAGCGATGACACTGAACTTGACTTTTCCTACTCATTTCCAAGGCCAACAATTTTGCTCAGCACCGCGGATGGCCTCAAGCTTAAGCACTATATAAACAACACTGA AAATCCAGTGGCTAACATCCACAAAAGTGAACAAGTTTTCGACCCCAGGGCTCCCCTGGTCGCTTCATTCTCATCGAGAGGCCCCAACCTCGTCACCCGAGACATCCTGAAG CCTGATATAATCGCTCCAGGAATTGACATTTTGGCCGCTTGGTCAAAGGCTGTACCAGTGTCAGGCATCACCGGCGACCCGAGGTTCGTAGAGTTCAACATAATCTCGGGAACTTCCATGGCTTGCCCGCACGTCACCGGCGCCGCCGCCTACGTCAAGTCCTTCCACCCAAATTGGTCGCCGGCAGCCATCATGTCTGCGCTCATGACGACAG CTAAACCGATGCATCCTTCGGATAAACAAGACCAATTATCATATGGAGCCGGACAACTGAACCCGGTGAAGGCCGTCGACCCAGGTCTTGTCTACGACGCTGGTGAAAGTGACTACGTTCAAATGCTCTGCAACACGGGCTACAACGAAACCCTGATTAAGATCATCACCGGCCACAACAGTTCCTGCCCTGCCAAGGCCAAGGGAAACGCGAGGGATCTCAATTATCCTACCATGGGCCTATATGTTAAATACGGGAAAACCTTCGCTGCGAAGTTCTTGAGAACAGTGACCAACGTTGGCAGCGTCGGCAAGTACAAGGCGAAGGTCACGGCTGATTCCAAACTTAATGTGACGGTGAATCCTAGTGAGTTGGAGTTTTCGGAGTTGAATGAGAAGAGGCAGTTCACAGTGTCGGTTTCAGGCGTTCCATTGCCAGGGAACTCGACGGCGCCGGCGACGGTCATCTGGTCGGACGGAAAGCATCAGGTGAGGAGTGTGATGGTTGTCTACACCGACTTCAGTACAAGCTATGATTGA